One window of the Spirochaetota bacterium genome contains the following:
- the aroA gene encoding 3-phosphoshikimate 1-carboxyvinyltransferase, whose product MEFIVNPSRLKGTVVIPGSKSHTIRALTFALLGSGESIIEEPLDSADTRSCRSMIQKFGARVEASEGKWKVTGTGGAMAAPDDVIDVGNSGTSLYIGLGIASLVDGYTVFTGDHQIRSRPAEGLIASINDLGGKAFSSRGNGMPPIVIGGRIIGGETSIKAVTSQYLTSLLIAAPCAAGDTVIHVPLLNEKPYVTMTMGWHDRLGIRYTTDNYRSFSVPGGQKYPSFREYIAADFSSATFFLVAAAITGSEIILKGPDWNDTQGDKEVVNILKVMGAEVSIGEKTITIRGGSLKGGVFDLNAIPDALPALSVAACFAEGETSLINVPQARLKETDRIKVMHDELIKMGANIEERPDGLIIRKSSLRGCRVNGHYDHRIAMALAVAGLASEGKTIIETAESATVTFPNFSDLMVSIGADIKRRE is encoded by the coding sequence GTGGAATTCATCGTTAACCCGTCTCGCCTGAAAGGAACCGTCGTCATACCCGGATCCAAGTCCCATACCATCCGGGCCCTGACCTTCGCCCTTCTCGGATCGGGAGAGTCAATTATCGAGGAGCCCCTTGATTCCGCCGACACCCGCTCATGCAGGTCCATGATACAAAAATTTGGCGCCCGCGTCGAGGCTTCCGAAGGCAAATGGAAGGTCACCGGCACCGGCGGCGCCATGGCCGCGCCCGATGATGTGATCGACGTGGGCAATTCGGGAACATCCCTCTATATCGGCCTCGGCATCGCATCCCTTGTTGACGGGTACACGGTGTTCACCGGCGACCACCAGATCCGCAGCCGCCCTGCCGAAGGCCTCATCGCGTCGATTAACGACCTGGGAGGCAAGGCCTTCTCATCAAGGGGCAATGGCATGCCGCCGATTGTTATCGGCGGGAGAATCATCGGCGGAGAAACATCGATTAAAGCCGTTACATCTCAATACCTGACGTCTCTTCTTATCGCCGCGCCGTGCGCTGCCGGGGATACGGTTATCCATGTTCCCCTTCTTAATGAAAAACCCTATGTTACTATGACCATGGGCTGGCATGACCGGTTAGGAATCAGGTATACCACCGATAACTATAGGTCATTTTCAGTGCCGGGGGGGCAGAAATACCCTTCTTTTCGTGAATATATCGCAGCGGATTTCTCATCAGCGACATTCTTTCTGGTTGCGGCGGCAATTACCGGTTCTGAGATCATCCTTAAGGGACCTGATTGGAATGACACGCAGGGCGACAAAGAGGTGGTCAATATTCTTAAAGTAATGGGTGCCGAAGTCAGCATTGGAGAAAAAACGATAACAATACGGGGAGGCAGCCTCAAGGGGGGCGTCTTTGATCTTAACGCCATTCCGGATGCCCTCCCGGCGTTGTCAGTGGCTGCCTGTTTTGCCGAGGGGGAAACCAGCCTTATCAATGTACCTCAGGCGCGTCTCAAGGAGACCGATCGCATCAAGGTTATGCATGATGAACTCATCAAGATGGGTGCAAACATAGAGGAACGGCCAGATGGTCTTATCATACGAAAAAGCTCACTCCGTGGATGTCGGGTAAATGGCCATTACGATCACCGTATCGCAATGGCCCTGGCAGTGGCTGGGCTAGCTTCAGAGGGAAAAACGATTATAGAAACGGCCGAATCGGCTACAGTAACATTTCCAAATTTTTCCGACCTGATGGTATCCATTGGTGCGGATATTAAACGAAGGGAGTAA
- a CDS encoding class I SAM-dependent methyltransferase — protein MSRLNEIVSFINYDFSNRVVIEPEKRSEKLRESLFDVISTYNPGVIVKAGLGSGHLLYELAKGSDAYIIAVEPSMNVIREFLKRHAGDPIMSRIHLINGEFNEFPIDYYAADLLICIDNLNFLESGKVVDEFRRALQFDGVLFMAGVVLFDDDIEGLYDDFMKAAFPLHNDYYLRDDLKTVLTLNEFKFVKGSIDYYPIDLFLLANYLNAYFQSGTDAPLGIIDDNLDEFVKLYDLEKSLISEPYYISIYLREKPKTNQ, from the coding sequence ATGAGCAGGTTGAATGAAATCGTCTCTTTTATAAACTATGACTTCTCCAACAGGGTTGTCATCGAACCGGAAAAAAGATCAGAAAAGCTCCGCGAAAGCCTCTTCGACGTCATCTCGACCTACAATCCGGGCGTCATCGTTAAGGCCGGCCTGGGTAGCGGCCACCTTCTCTACGAGCTGGCCAAGGGCTCTGATGCGTATATCATCGCAGTGGAGCCATCAATGAATGTCATCAGGGAGTTTTTGAAGCGTCATGCCGGGGACCCAATCATGAGCCGGATACATCTCATTAACGGCGAGTTCAACGAGTTCCCCATCGATTATTACGCCGCGGACCTCCTTATCTGCATCGACAACCTGAATTTTCTCGAATCGGGGAAAGTCGTAGACGAGTTCAGGAGGGCCCTGCAGTTTGACGGCGTGCTTTTCATGGCCGGGGTGGTCCTCTTCGATGACGACATTGAGGGACTCTATGACGACTTCATGAAGGCGGCCTTCCCTCTCCATAACGATTACTACCTGCGTGATGATCTGAAGACCGTCCTTACGCTGAACGAGTTCAAGTTTGTCAAAGGCTCCATAGATTATTATCCGATCGACCTGTTCCTGCTGGCGAATTACCTCAATGCCTATTTTCAGAGTGGCACAGATGCGCCTCTGGGCATAATCGACGATAACCTTGACGAATTCGTCAAGCTCTATGATCTCGAGAAGAGCTTGATATCGGAACCGTACTATATCAGCATATATCTGCGGGAGAAGCCGAAAACAAATCAGTAA
- the aroH gene encoding chorismate mutase: MAVRGIRGATTAPANTKSDIIARTKEMLEALVKLNDINIEDIASAIFSVTDDLNAEFPAVAARQMGWIYTPLFCTMEIPVQGSLKSCIRVLLHVNMDRPQEEIKHVYLHEAEKLRPDIGTSNNNKFYTSEK; encoded by the coding sequence ATGGCGGTACGAGGAATACGGGGCGCCACTACTGCCCCGGCCAATACAAAAAGCGATATTATTGCCAGGACAAAAGAAATGCTGGAAGCATTGGTAAAGCTTAATGATATTAACATTGAGGATATAGCATCGGCCATTTTCTCAGTAACTGACGACCTTAATGCCGAATTCCCGGCAGTGGCCGCCCGTCAGATGGGGTGGATTTATACACCTCTTTTTTGCACGATGGAAATACCCGTTCAGGGCAGCCTTAAAAGCTGTATTCGTGTGCTCCTACATGTCAATATGGACCGGCCACAGGAAGAAATAAAACACGTTTATCTCCACGAAGCCGAGAAACTAAGGCCGGATATTGGCACATCAAACAATAATAAGTTTTATACATCGGAAAAATAA